The segment AGAAAAAGTCGATATTGACCCCGTTTGTGCTGCCAACCCCCATCTCCTTCATGCTGACGTGAGTGCTATTGTAGCCAAAGAACACTTTGGTATCAAAGATGAAGAAGTGTTAACGGCTATTCGCAACCATACCCTCGGCAGTCCGCAGATGAGCGATCTCAGTTGTATTGTGTTTGTAGCCGATGCCCTAGAACCCAACCGAGGAGATAACCCAGAATTAGCGGACATGAGGCGCGTTAGTTGGCAAAATCTGTATAAAAGTGTCCAGCAAACCTGTGATTATTCCCTAAAATATCTTTTAAATAGCCATCGTCCCATTCATCCCCGGGCGATTTTAACCCGCAATTGGGCTCTACATCAAAGCCAACAATCCGTTGAGCCTCAACCTGACCTCATAAAACCCTTAGAATACAACAATCATTAATGACTCATTACCAACCATTTACCCGCGAAATATCCCCCATCGTGACGATCAATGCCAACGAAGCCCCAGATAATGCCGAAAATCTTGTCTTAGCCATTGCTCAAGCCGCCGATGATCGCAAAGCCCACGATTTAGTTATCTTGAAAGTGACAGAAATCTCTTACCTGACCGACTACTTTATCATTGCTACCGGGTTCTCCAGCACCCAAGTTAAAGCGATCGCTGATGCCATTGAGGAAAAAGTCGCCGAAATCTGCCACAAAGCCCCCCTAAGGGTGGAAGGAAAACGGGAGGGAACCTGGATTCTTGAAGACTATGGCCAGGTGATCGCCCATATTTTCTTACCCGAAGAACGGGAATTTTATAACCTAGAAGCCTTTTGGGGTCACGCCCAACGGCTAGAATTGTCTCATTTAAAAGCCTTAGTTCAATAACTTAACAAAACTATGAGGGAATTGCCTATCAACCTCTGTCCCGTACCGACAGAACAACAACCCGTTAACGAATACGAACAATTAAAAGAATCCTGGTTTTTTCGGTGGGCAGCCCTAGAAAAAAGTGCCTATTGGCGTAAAATAGCCGGAATTGGAGTCATCGGATGGTTGATAGCCAGTCCCATTGCCGCGGCCAGTTTCCCTCCCCAAAAATTGCTGATTCCCTTTATTTTGTCGAGTAATCTCGGCGGGGGGGTGATGATTGCCTTTGTTCTATTACAAT is part of the Rippkaea orientalis PCC 8801 genome and harbors:
- the yqeK gene encoding bis(5'-nucleosyl)-tetraphosphatase (symmetrical) YqeK, with the translated sequence MREQVITWLQNNVSPHRLEHILGVEKMCIKLAHCHQINPEKAAQAGLMHDLAKFFPPSKLLAMAQAEKVDIDPVCAANPHLLHADVSAIVAKEHFGIKDEEVLTAIRNHTLGSPQMSDLSCIVFVADALEPNRGDNPELADMRRVSWQNLYKSVQQTCDYSLKYLLNSHRPIHPRAILTRNWALHQSQQSVEPQPDLIKPLEYNNH
- the rsfS gene encoding ribosome silencing factor; the protein is MTHYQPFTREISPIVTINANEAPDNAENLVLAIAQAADDRKAHDLVILKVTEISYLTDYFIIATGFSSTQVKAIADAIEEKVAEICHKAPLRVEGKREGTWILEDYGQVIAHIFLPEEREFYNLEAFWGHAQRLELSHLKALVQ
- a CDS encoding CGLD27 family protein, whose translation is MRELPINLCPVPTEQQPVNEYEQLKESWFFRWAALEKSAYWRKIAGIGVIGWLIASPIAAASFPPQKLLIPFILSSNLGGGVMIAFVLLQLGLGWRYVSDRLKQETVFYEESGWYDGQTWIKPPEVLVRDRLIVSYEIQPILQRLTRTGAILAGLMLTDAFIWIFL